The following coding sequences are from one Novosphingobium sp. KACC 22771 window:
- the tsaE gene encoding tRNA (adenosine(37)-N6)-threonylcarbamoyltransferase complex ATPase subunit type 1 TsaE, with the protein MEILLPDLAAMERWGMAIADALRPGDVVALNGGLGAGKTTLARAIIAGLGHEGEVPSPSFAIIEPYDGLRFPLVHADFYRLADPSEAEELGLDEYREGGVLLAEWPQMAGGFAHEPGCLSITLETADEGRRAIVEPGADWLGRVPC; encoded by the coding sequence ATGGAAATTTTGCTGCCCGATCTGGCCGCGATGGAGCGGTGGGGCATGGCGATTGCCGACGCTTTGCGCCCCGGCGATGTGGTGGCGCTGAATGGCGGGCTGGGTGCGGGCAAGACCACGCTGGCCCGCGCGATCATCGCCGGGCTGGGCCATGAGGGCGAGGTGCCTTCGCCCAGTTTCGCGATCATCGAGCCCTATGATGGCCTGCGCTTTCCTTTGGTTCATGCGGATTTCTACCGCCTTGCCGATCCTTCGGAAGCTGAGGAACTGGGGCTGGACGAGTATCGCGAGGGCGGGGTGCTGCTTGCCGAATGGCCGCAGATGGCGGGCGGTTTCGCCCATGAGCCGGGATGCCTGTCGATCACGCTCGAAACTGCGGATGAAGGGCGCAGGGCCATTGTCGAACCGGGGGCCGATTGGCTAGGGCGCGTGCCATGCTGA
- a CDS encoding aminoglycoside phosphotransferase family protein, with amino-acid sequence MLNNLPDGLTEFAAHAGWGDAAVEPLPGDASFRRYFRLRRATGEVAMLMHAPPPQEDPAPFLAVAEWLGDHGLRAPAILAQQAEQGWVLLEDFGNDRVRDWLDERPQDERAVYEGALAPLVALTKLPGGPWAPYDWAVYRREVRLLTEWYAPAMGLSVDEAGYDAAWEEALAPMIARQNAYNATGGVTVLRDYHAENIMLLPGGLADQGLLDFQDALVGHPAYDLVSLLQDARRDVSPEIEAAMIEHYLAATGFDRDTFLADYALLGAQRNAKIVGIFVRLCRRDGKARYLDMIPRVWAAMERDLAHPALAPVARWFADNIPAEIRAAHGGRIAA; translated from the coding sequence ATGCTGAACAACCTGCCCGATGGCCTGACCGAATTTGCCGCCCATGCCGGTTGGGGCGATGCCGCTGTGGAACCTTTGCCCGGCGATGCCTCGTTCCGCCGCTATTTCCGCCTGCGCCGCGCAACGGGCGAGGTCGCGATGCTGATGCACGCCCCGCCGCCGCAGGAGGACCCCGCGCCTTTCCTCGCCGTGGCCGAATGGCTGGGCGATCATGGCCTGCGCGCGCCCGCTATTCTGGCGCAGCAGGCAGAGCAGGGCTGGGTGCTGCTCGAGGATTTCGGGAATGACCGGGTGCGCGACTGGCTGGACGAACGCCCGCAGGACGAGCGCGCGGTCTATGAAGGCGCGCTGGCTCCGCTCGTTGCGCTGACCAAATTGCCGGGCGGGCCGTGGGCGCCGTATGATTGGGCGGTTTACCGGCGCGAGGTTCGGCTGCTGACCGAATGGTATGCCCCCGCGATGGGGCTGAGCGTCGATGAGGCTGGCTATGATGCCGCGTGGGAGGAGGCACTCGCCCCGATGATTGCGCGCCAGAATGCCTATAACGCTACGGGCGGGGTCACGGTCCTGCGCGATTATCATGCGGAAAATATTATGCTGTTGCCCGGCGGATTGGCGGATCAGGGCCTGCTCGATTTTCAGGACGCGCTGGTCGGCCATCCCGCCTATGATCTGGTCAGCCTGCTGCAGGACGCCCGCCGCGATGTCTCGCCCGAAATCGAGGCCGCAATGATCGAGCATTACCTTGCCGCCACCGGCTTTGACCGCGACACCTTCCTTGCCGATTACGCTCTGCTTGGCGCGCAGCGCAACGCCAAGATCGTCGGCATTTTCGTGCGCCTGTGCCGCCGCGATGGCAAGGCGCGCTATCTCGACATGATCCCGCGCGTCTGGGCGGCGATGGAGCGCGATTTGGCCCATCCGGCTCTGGCCCCGGTGGCGCGCTGGTTTGCAGACAATATCCCGGCCGAAATCCGCGCGGCCCATGGCGGAAGGATTGCAGCATGA
- a CDS encoding nucleotidyltransferase family protein — protein MKPLVSDTAMVLSAGLGKRMRPLTATRPKPMVPVAGRPLIDHALDKLVDAGVAKAVVNVHYMADYLLAHMGKWQKPVVTISDERAMLLETGGGMVKAYQDGLLPDPFFALNSDNVWLDGPVDVFHDLSSAWDAERMDALLLMVRHSDASNYRGMGDFSLDPLGRVSRRASRKVAPFIFTGIQIVSHRLLRDAPQGAFSTNILWDRAMEEGRLYGLVHTGKWFEVGTPQSIAPTEEALNRV, from the coding sequence ATGAAACCTCTGGTCTCCGACACCGCGATGGTGCTCTCCGCCGGCCTTGGCAAGCGCATGCGCCCGCTGACCGCCACGCGCCCCAAGCCGATGGTGCCGGTGGCCGGGCGCCCGCTCATCGACCATGCGCTCGACAAGCTGGTCGATGCGGGCGTGGCGAAGGCCGTGGTCAATGTCCATTACATGGCCGATTATCTGCTGGCCCATATGGGTAAGTGGCAAAAGCCGGTCGTGACCATTTCGGACGAACGAGCCATGCTGCTGGAAACCGGCGGCGGGATGGTCAAGGCGTATCAGGATGGCCTGCTGCCCGATCCCTTCTTTGCGCTCAATTCCGACAATGTCTGGCTCGATGGGCCGGTCGATGTGTTTCACGACCTGTCCTCGGCATGGGACGCGGAACGCATGGACGCGCTGCTGCTGATGGTGCGCCATTCGGACGCCAGCAATTATCGCGGCATGGGTGATTTTTCGCTCGATCCGCTGGGGCGGGTGTCGCGCCGCGCCTCGCGCAAGGTCGCGCCTTTCATCTTCACCGGCATTCAGATCGTTTCTCACCGCCTGCTCCGCGATGCGCCGCAGGGGGCGTTTTCCACCAATATCCTGTGGGACCGCGCGATGGAGGAGGGGCGCCTTTATGGTCTGGTCCATACCGGCAAGTGGTTTGAGGTGGGCACGCCGCAATCCATCGCCCCGACCGAGGAAGCGCTGAACCGTGTCTGA